From Sardina pilchardus chromosome 9, fSarPil1.1, whole genome shotgun sequence, a single genomic window includes:
- the cdh27 gene encoding cadherin-like protein 26, translating to MHGITPVLILVVLSLSWSDAHRRQKRAWIIDSFSIVEEQPGPYPYALGRIHVDRTYRVEFNLQGSGVDQDPVGLLTMDPETGMVMVNGKIDYEQYKLLKLSFVAKNSSNNKIDTQLGVEIKVLDINDHAPRFQKEVYETTISESATQGTYVITVLARDDDEPGTVNSTFDYRITAVKPNTPNVEFFMNENGAISFKGCLDYEVAPEYIISVEAKDHGPVSLSGSTTVIVHVADGNNHLPVITGHSGTGLVKEGEIGISPIHIHVTDKDTQDSPGWRVRYMLQGEMSEFFRVDTNPETNDGILTLLKPLDFEGGAKRTIAVSVKNEEEYFSCTVEEKTTVGLWKVDTSLETQSMTNTYSRQEFTVTVEDVNDPPIFLIPEKDAVVTENEGIGQLVEQFTAVDPDTTFTSDFEYRIGHDPANWVRVDSQNGQIFLADTPDRESLHVVNNIYTVTILAVDNGDPPMTGTATLNINVQDQNDNSPVLNATSIGICATEGTTEAEISAHDSDGDPYGGPFTFKLLEDHKGWSLDPAYGMSVSLKKEGVVFVGQHTLMLKISDKQGQFSIQNISVTVCDCSLSTNCLLRRTSVHTTAGGAAGIILLALFLLLGILLMALYMSCGTEKPVFDVQHGPGDSLLPSNIEMPGIDCELPSKLDFRDQTLKQDKGAIQHFSNNQQILYKSSFDIYGATHRYQHTGEYSKNHQVKSLYGAGSLYHSVDALTHNDQLQYSQHQNGYYLSQNVNYQHQNEYYQHKNEYYQHQNGYYQHQNGYYKEMMTTQRRGMTLEAFITGDRAALKSLLETRLSSIQTPKEELCDYEPHEYAYEDESETLPDLDPIPILEPRFDPDQLLDLGPIFSTLASICEPLPENSSFED from the exons ATGCATGGAATTACTCCTGTTCTGATCCTG GTGGTGTTGAGTTTAAGCTGGTCAGACGCTCACCGGAGGCAGAAGCGAGCCTGGATCATCGACTCCTTTAGTATCGTGGAGGAGCAGCCAGGCCCATACCCATATGCACTGGGACGG ATTCACGTGGATCGTACATACAGAGTGGAATTTAATCTCCAAGGCAGCGGCGTTGATCAAGATCCAGTAGGCCTTCTGACCATGGACCCCGAGACTGGCATGGTGATGGTTAATGGGAAAATCGACTACGAGCAGTATAAACTCCTGAAG TTATCATTTGTAGCAAAGAATTCATCAAACAACAAAATCGACACCCAACTTGGAGTTGAGATTAAAGTTCTGGACATAAACGACCACGCCCCTCGCTTTCAAAAGGAAGTCTATGAGACAACGATATCAGAGTCAGCAACACAGG GAACCTATGTGATTACTGTGCTTGCACGAGATGATGATGAACCTGGCACAGTCAATTCAACCTTTGACTATAGAATCACAGCTGTAAAACCAAATACGCCAAATGTTGAGTTCTTCATGAACGAAAATGGAGCAATATCGTTTAAAGGATGCTTGGACTATGAA GTAGCACCAGAATACATCATTTCAGTCGAGGCAAAAGACCACGGCCCTGTGAGCCTGTCTGGCTCTACAACGGTCATAGTCCATGTTGCCGATGGCAATAATCACCTGCCCGTCATCACCGGCCACTCT GGAACTGGCctggtgaaagagggagagattgggATCTCTCCTATTCACATCCATGTCACTGACAAAGACACCCAGGACAGTCCAGGGTGGAGAGTTAGATACATGCTACAAGGGGAGATGAGTGAGTTTTTCCGGGTCGACACAAACCCAGAAACCAACGATGGCATTCTGACACTACTCAAG CCTCTAGACTTTGAAGGCGGTGCAAAGAGGACCATCGCTGTTTCTGTGAAGAATGAGGAAGAATACTTTTCCTGCACAGTGGAAGAGAAGACGACGGTTGGACTCTGGAAAGTGGACACCAGTCTGGAAACGCAATCAATGACAAACACCTACTCCCGCCAAGAGTTCACCGTTACGGTGGAGGATGTCAATGATCCACCCATATTCCTCATTCCAGAAAAAGATGCTGTGGTCACAGAAAACGAAGGCATCGGGCAGCTAGTTGAACAATTCACTGCGGTTGATCCTGACACGACCTTCACAAGTGACTTTGA GTACAGGATAGGACATGACCCAGCAAACTGGGTGAGAGTTGATTCACAAAATGGACAGATATTCTTAGCAGACACACCTGACAGAGAGTCCTTGCATGTTGTTAACAACATTTACACAGTCACAATCTTAGCAGTGGATAATG GAGATCCACCCATGACTGGTACAGCCACTCTTAACATCAACGTGCAGGACCAGAATGACAACTCACCCGTACTGAATGCCACCTCCATCGGCATATGTGCCACAGAGGGAACCACAGAGGCTGAGATCTCGGCCCATGACTCGGATGGGGATCCGTATGGAGGACCATTCACATTCAAACTTCTTGAGGACCACAAGGGATGGTCCCTTGACCCTGCGTATG GCATGTCTGTAAGTCTGAAGAAAGAGGGTGTAGTGTTTGTTGGTCAGCACACATTGATGCTGAAGATATCAGACAAGCAGGGCCAGTTCTCCATTCAGAACATCTCAGTCACCGTGTGTGACTGCTCCCTCTCAACCAACTGCCTGCTACGCAGGACGAGCGTCCACACCACGGCAGGAGGAGCCGCTGGCATCATATTGCTGGCACTGTTCCTACTCCTGG GCATTTTGCTAATGGCTCTTTATATGTCATGTGGGACTGAGAAACCAGTGTTTGATGTTCAACATGGCCCTGGAGATTCCTTGCTACCATCCAACATTGAAATGCCAGGCATTGACTGTGAG CTCCCTAGCAAACTGGATTTCAGGGATCAGACACTTAAACAAGATAAGGGTGCAATTCAGCACTTCAGTAACAACCAGCAG ATTCTGTACAAGAGTTCCTTTGACATCTATGGCgccacacacagatatcaacacactgggGAATATAGTAAAAATCACCAG GTCAAGAGTCTTTATGGTGCTGGAAGCCTGTATCAT AGTGTGGATGCCCTTACGCACAATGACCAGCTACAGTACTCTCAACACCAAAATGGATACTACCTAAGTCAAAATGTAAACTACCAACATCAAAATGAATACTACCAACATAAAAATGAATACTACCAACATCAAAATGGATACTACCAACATCAAAATGGATACTACAAG GAAATGATGACAACACAGAGAAGAGGCATGACACTAGAAGCGTTCATCACTGGAGATCGAGCCGCCTTGAAGTCTCTGCTTGAAACG AGATTGTCCTCGATCCAGACACCCAAAGAGGAGCTGTGTGATTATGAGCCTCACGAATACGCTTACGAGGATGAATCAGAGACGCTTCCTGATCTGGACCCCATTCCCATCCTAGAACCCAGATTTGACCCTGACCAGCTGTTGGATTTGGGCCCAATCTTTTCCACACTAGCTTCAATATGTGAACCTCTGCCAGAGAACAGTTCATTTGAGGATTAA